One window from the genome of Pelobates fuscus isolate aPelFus1 chromosome 13, aPelFus1.pri, whole genome shotgun sequence encodes:
- the TDRKH gene encoding tudor and KH domain-containing protein, translating to MSATTWNYFTTRQKVVLTIGLSASAAVLYVYYIKYRNRKVPKTPCPSEGKDLECHMNISPDVLKLIVGREGNIRKMLQKQTDAHITVSHEPDYKGEYEMTITGSCTQVHQAQEAVHRIMQECAALRLELLLPARCLCRIIGQGGDKIRSISRSSGAKIWCEPKLEDSDLIQTRKITITGTKEQVEAAKLLIQKILEDAESIQKTAAKSSAFRCHRKEIIAVKKKDGQKHTEDQIVEPDEQRAIEGKLDNETRKDGSYDESPCSSEVTDTTYSVSKFEVPSPDFNFRVDEYVDLYVSATENPQHFWIQILGSRSSQLDKLTSEMSEHYQNQQRSIAEIQLGDIVAATFYNDKFWYRAEVQGFLDNGNVDLYYVDYGDSWTTSVENLFPLRSDFLSLPFQAIECSLTGITPVDGKWTEMSLDVFDELTHCAKWKPLCAKICSFPSPGVSRCFHIQLYDTSTEPILDIGPELIKQGFAIEQKESSLQGDEEEEENLVSRLLDEVTSLSIDPQSFSFSSRLDEQRLSSEVLISSGSEDDVILLEDHA from the exons TTCCCAAAACACCATGCCCTTCTGAAGGAAAAGACTTGGAGTGCCACATGAACATTTCACCCGATGTCTTGAAATTGATTGTAGGAAGAGAGGGCAACATAAGGAAGATG CTTCAGAAACAGACAGATGCCCATATTACAGTAAGCCATGAGCCAGACTATAAAGGAGAGTATGAAATGACTATCACAGGCAGCTGTACTCAGGTCCATCAGGCCCAAGAAGCGGTGCACAGAATCATGCAGGAGTGTGCAGCCCTGCGATTGGAGCTCCTACTGCCTGCCAGGTGCTTGTGTCGCATTATag GGCAAGGTGGAGATAAAATAAGATCCATCAGTAGGAGCTCTGGGGCCAAAATCTGGTGTGAACCAAAGCTTGAAGATTCTGATCTTATCCAGACCAGGAAAATCACAATCACAGGAACCAAGGAGCAGGTGGAAGCAGCCAAG CTCCTGAtccagaagattttagaagacgcGGAAAGCATCCAGAAGACCGCAGCCAAATCCTCTGCCTTCCGATGTCACAGGAAGGAAATCATTGCTGTGAAGAAGAAAGATggacagaaacatacagaggacCAGATAGTTGAGCCAGATGAACAAAGGGCCATTGAAGGAAAACTGGACAATGAGACCAGAAAGGATGGGTCTTATGATGAGAGCCCTTGCAGCTCAGAAGTCACTGACACCACTTACAGTGTTTCCAAGTTTGaag tCCCCAGTCCAGATTTCAACTTTCGTGTAGACGAGTATGTGGATCTCTATGTCTCTGCCACGGAGAATCCCCAGCACTTCTGGATTCAGATTCTGGGTTCTAGATCATCACAGCTGGACAAGCTGACTAGTGAGATGAGTGAGCACTACCAGAATCAGCAG AGGTCGATTGCTGAAATCCAACTGGGAGACATTGTGGCTGCGACTTTTTACAATGACAAATTCTGGTACAGGGCTGAAGTCCAGGGATTCCTGGACAATGGAAATGTGGATCTTTATTATGTGGACTATGGAGATAGCTGGACGACCTCTGTAGAGAACCTGTTTCCACTTCG AAGTGACTTCCTGAGCCTTCCCTTCCAAGCCATTGAATGCAGCCTGACTGGCATCACCCCTGTTG ATGGTAAGTGGACCGAGATGTCATTGGATGTATTTGATGAACTGACGCATTGTGCAAAGTGGAAGCCATTATGTGcaaagatttgcagctttccttcTCCGGGAGTCTCTCGGTGTTTCCATATCCAGTTGTATGACACGTCCACGGAACCG ATACTGGATATAGGACCTGAGCTGATCAAACAAGGATTTGCCATTGAACAAAAGGAGAGTTCTTTGCAAggagatgaggaggaggaggagaatcttGTGTCACGGCTCCTG GATGAGGTCACCAGCCTCTCAATCGATCCCCAGTCTTTTAGTTTTTCAAGTCGGTTGGATGAGCAGCGCCTGTCATCTG AAGTGCTTATAAGCTCAGGGAGTGAGGATGATGTGATTTTATTGGAAGACCATGCATAA